In one Juglans regia cultivar Chandler chromosome 11, Walnut 2.0, whole genome shotgun sequence genomic region, the following are encoded:
- the LOC109007769 gene encoding transcription factor MYB61-like — MGRHSCCYKQKLRKGLWSPEEDEKLLRHITKYGHGCWSSVPKQAGLQRCGKSCRLRWINYLRPDLKRGTFSQEEENLIIELHAVLGNRWSQIAAQLPGRTDNEIKNLWNSCLKKKLRQRGIDPVTHKPLSEVENGEDKDTAGKSRDKMSVVSNELNLLKTDNSKQEAALLEQRPSSIAAAQGCYPLEVQGPSSSKTTNCRKKNNNLMTNTPSKDFFQDRFVTSHQESSTIDCQASDFVGHFPLQQLNYASNARLPATSNPIQWFTQTGRTFDMNSEFTSNAISVLSPSTSSFLQTSIGYKPPPLTFPSDNVSINSFAVNGSRYWEPSATNNNSNCSSGSSSSAELQSNSSLLENSLFSWGLADCSTSNKDTQIHLMESQQPEDMKWSEYFNNPLLMAAALQTTQTPQSLYSEIKSESHLVNDSLSAMWPHNKQQGPLQSSDICGKDIQTLTAAFGHT, encoded by the exons ATGGGAAGGCACTCTTGCTGTTATAAGCAGAAGCTAAGGAAAGGCCTTTGGTCACCTGAGGAGGATGAAAAGCTTCTGAGGCATATTACCAAGTACGGCCATGGGTGTTGGAGCTCTGTCCCTAAGCAAGCTG GTCTGCAAAGGTGCGGGAAGAGCTGCAGATTGAGGTGGATCAATTACTTGAGGCCTGATTTGAAGAGAGGCACATTCTCACAGGAGGAGGAGAACCTTATAATTGAACTTCATGCAGTTCTCGGGAATAG GTGGTCTCAGATTGCAGCACAATTGCCTGGAAGAACCGACAACGAAATAAAAAATCTCTGGAACTCTTGCTTAAAGAAGAAGCTCAGGCAGAGAGGCATTGACCCCGTCACCCACAAACCACTTTCCGAGGTTGAAAATGGAGAAGACAAAGATACAGCAGGCAAAAGCCGAGACAAAATGTCGGTGGTGTCTAATGAACTGAATCTCCTCAAGACAGACAATTCAAAGCAAGAGGCAGCTTTACTTGAGCAGAGACCATCTTCAATTGCAGCAGCACAAGGCTGCTACCCATTGGAAGTTCAGGGTCCTTCCAGCTCCAAGACAACAAACTGCAGGAAGAAAAACAACAATTTGATGACAAACACACCTAGCAAGGACTTCTTCCAAGATAGGTTTGTAACATCCCACCAAGAAAGTTCCACCATCGACTGCCAGGCTTCAGATTTTGTGGGGCATTTTCCGCTTCAGCAATTGAATTATGCATCCAATGCCAGGCTCCCCGCAACCTCAAACCCCATTCAGTGGTTCACCCAAACTGGGAGAACATTTGATATGAATTCCGAGTTCACCTCCAACGCAATATCTGTTCTTTCACCTTCAACCAGCTCATTTCTTCAAACGTCTATTGGTTACAAGCCTCCACCACTTACTTTTCCCTCCGATAATGTATCCATCAACTCTTTCGCAGTGAATGGATCCCGTTACTGGGAACCAAGTGCCACCAACAACAACAGCAATTGCAGCAGTGGAAGTAGTAGCAGCGCTGAGTTGCAAAGCAACAGCTCGTTGTTGGAGAACAGCTTGTTTTCTTGGGGATTGGCCGACTGTAGCACATCAAACAAAGACACCCAAATCCATCTGATGGAAAGCCAACAACCGGAAGACATGAAGTGGTCTGAATATTTTAATAACCCATTATTGATGGCGGCTGCTTTACAAACAACTCAAACTCCACAGTCTTTGTACAGCGAGATAAAATCAGAATCGCATTTGGTAAACGATAGTTTAAGTGCTATGTGGCCTCATAACAAGCAGCAAGGTCCTTTACAATCTTCTGATATATGTGGTAAGGATATCCAAACGCTAACTGCGGCCTTTGGACATACTTAG